Proteins encoded together in one Corallococcus soli window:
- a CDS encoding DUF2380 domain-containing protein, with product MKASTGTFSRSIPKLAAYQSHDVFTRYIAYGSNQLPWLQGALGSATLLANTSGSVEDAELEGALLRMTGPRLQAAMSGAMLLAAWLDFLHLADVVRGQCPVYSPEQLFVDMDRVQKLIEPSMAALASMEPGQVEATARALPGVMAQLTREFHSIREGARMATERAGKVIAVAQFMEMLTLVSTLRVSLPRLPPAAPATLGVGLMMGSGGVMTGSRLVVSAEWVEMMRRLVQAGVISAPAVSSAIRIHAGQVLMAQSNRDLPQGVRDALGDSPEVRAMHESGRAGAGMSDAPKHHVLPQEHREWFEKRGFKGAMDIDQFCVRMEQAHHEAIHGGGNWRQGRSWPGEWNQMIMGDLRDAELKAGRMLTRNEILKVVARRMRDYKIPMNFTSRRGQ from the coding sequence GTGAAGGCGTCCACGGGCACTTTCTCCCGCTCGATTCCCAAGCTCGCGGCGTACCAGTCACACGATGTCTTCACCCGCTACATCGCCTACGGCTCCAACCAGTTGCCCTGGCTCCAGGGTGCGCTGGGCAGCGCCACCCTGCTCGCGAATACCTCCGGGTCGGTCGAGGACGCGGAGCTGGAGGGAGCCCTGCTCCGGATGACGGGCCCACGTCTCCAGGCCGCCATGTCGGGCGCCATGTTGCTCGCGGCCTGGCTCGACTTCCTCCACCTCGCGGACGTCGTGCGCGGGCAGTGTCCCGTCTACAGCCCGGAGCAGCTGTTCGTGGACATGGACCGCGTGCAGAAGTTGATCGAGCCCTCCATGGCGGCGCTCGCATCGATGGAGCCTGGGCAGGTCGAAGCCACCGCACGCGCACTTCCCGGCGTGATGGCGCAGCTCACCCGCGAGTTCCATTCCATCCGGGAGGGGGCGCGCATGGCGACGGAGCGCGCCGGCAAGGTCATCGCGGTGGCGCAGTTCATGGAGATGCTCACGCTGGTTTCGACGCTGAGGGTGTCGCTGCCACGGCTTCCGCCCGCGGCGCCCGCCACGCTGGGGGTGGGCCTCATGATGGGTTCGGGCGGAGTGATGACGGGCTCACGCCTGGTCGTCTCCGCCGAATGGGTGGAGATGATGCGCAGGCTCGTGCAGGCGGGCGTCATCTCCGCTCCCGCCGTCAGCTCCGCCATTCGCATCCACGCCGGTCAGGTGCTGATGGCGCAGTCGAACCGGGACCTGCCCCAGGGGGTGCGCGACGCGCTGGGCGACAGTCCCGAGGTTCGCGCCATGCACGAATCCGGAAGGGCCGGAGCCGGCATGTCCGACGCGCCGAAGCACCACGTCCTGCCCCAGGAGCACCGTGAGTGGTTCGAGAAGCGCGGGTTCAAGGGCGCCATGGATATCGACCAGTTCTGCGTCAGGATGGAGCAGGCGCACCATGAGGCCATTCACGGCGGCGGGAACTGGCGCCAAGGGCGTTCCTGGCCCGGAGAGTGGAACCAGATGATCATGGGGGATCTTCGCGACGCAGAGCTCAAGGCAGGTCGGATGTTGACCCGAAACGAGATCCTGAAGGTCGTCGCAAGGAGGATGCGGGACTATAAGATTCCGATGAACTTCACCTCCCGGAGGGGCCAGTGA
- a CDS encoding glycosyltransferase family 4 protein, which translates to MSSSGIVYASFDRFPAPKGAAVHIRAFVEALGAAFGPLDLVAIGEAPGAPAPALGPNVTYHPLDARGKDLVAQALTFRAHLGAWWQGRPRAKVVHVRSIFEGYPIARRKASLTDALVYEVNGLPSIELKYHHPDVADDAELMGKLLAQEAACLQAADLLVTPSAVTAEHLLSRGADPARLRVIPNGVDLDVFHYAPPRAPEPGRPVRLLYSGTMTAWQGVHHALDACRLLLRDLPVVLTLVGPLRKHARRALLDRCGDLLLQGAVELLEPLPQEDLARLHHACDAVLVPLPVNDRNCVQGCCPLKLLEAMATGTPVIASDLPVVRALAEDTEVFRIRPGSPKAIAEAVKTLLATPTLGPALSARARARVERDFPWGRAQQALVSAYADDLGIARASTRSSTAASASA; encoded by the coding sequence GTGTCCTCCTCCGGAATCGTCTACGCGTCCTTCGACCGCTTCCCCGCCCCCAAGGGCGCGGCCGTGCACATCCGCGCCTTCGTGGAGGCGCTGGGCGCCGCGTTCGGCCCGCTGGACCTCGTGGCCATTGGTGAAGCCCCTGGTGCCCCCGCTCCGGCCCTGGGCCCAAACGTCACGTACCACCCGCTGGACGCTCGCGGAAAAGACCTGGTCGCCCAGGCGCTCACGTTCCGCGCGCACCTGGGCGCGTGGTGGCAGGGCCGGCCGCGCGCGAAGGTCGTGCACGTGCGCTCCATCTTCGAGGGCTACCCCATCGCCCGGCGCAAGGCGTCCCTCACGGATGCCCTCGTGTACGAGGTCAACGGCCTGCCCTCCATCGAGCTCAAGTACCACCACCCGGACGTCGCGGACGACGCGGAGCTCATGGGCAAGCTGCTCGCGCAGGAGGCCGCCTGCCTCCAGGCCGCGGACCTGCTCGTCACCCCCAGCGCCGTCACCGCGGAGCACCTGCTGTCGCGCGGCGCGGATCCCGCGCGCCTGCGCGTCATCCCCAATGGCGTGGACCTGGACGTGTTCCATTACGCCCCGCCACGCGCCCCCGAACCCGGCCGTCCCGTGCGCCTGCTCTACAGCGGCACCATGACGGCGTGGCAGGGCGTGCACCACGCGCTGGACGCCTGCCGCCTGCTCCTGCGCGACCTGCCCGTCGTCCTCACGCTGGTGGGCCCGCTGCGCAAGCACGCGCGCCGCGCGCTCCTGGACCGGTGCGGCGACCTGCTCCTGCAGGGCGCGGTGGAGCTGCTCGAACCGCTGCCGCAGGAGGACCTCGCCCGGCTCCACCACGCCTGTGACGCCGTGCTCGTCCCCCTGCCGGTGAACGACCGCAACTGCGTGCAGGGCTGCTGCCCGCTGAAGCTGCTCGAAGCCATGGCCACCGGCACGCCCGTCATCGCCAGCGACCTGCCCGTGGTGCGCGCCCTCGCGGAGGACACGGAGGTCTTCCGCATCCGCCCGGGCTCGCCCAAGGCCATCGCGGAGGCGGTGAAGACGCTGCTCGCCACCCCCACCCTGGGCCCAGCGCTCAGCGCCCGCGCCCGCGCCCGCGTGGAGCGCGACTTCCCGTGGGGCCGCGCGCAGCAGGCGCTGGTGAGCGCCTACGCGGACGACCTGGGCATCGCGCGCGCCAGCACCCGCTCCAGCACCGCCGCCTCCGCGTCCGCCTGA
- the traA gene encoding outer membrane exchange protein TraA family protein — translation MRPFLSFILVLCALVLSPPASAQPVQVVVTGAPIAPLPDGPGTGLCSVSSRSQSPASDFPQSTTNYVGGINAFLETNRTRWITSVLRADADLSNNLDDGRTLGQGDFTGGCGAGGCDFAYSDASIAFATRLRGFIAITQAQVGKSLHFGFYADDSVSLTLYDRAAGAYPVVVHPPRLGIPTWRLTNTVVFQQAGLYGVEVLHTQVAEHAALELSLFEGTFTDFARPANQLPFVNLRTEGFALIAPEQFHQAESGGASFSNVDQCAQCSRQEANTAGNGGCGTGYRCNAAALCAPCDSAASCGASCSPCGASTPFCSDAFEDFRCVQCRTADDCPSPDACHTTGCSGSATCSSSPVPDGTECPGGTCQDGTCESFDAGTPDAGDAGMDGGGSEPGEDAGSLDGSVSEPDGGATGSSDAGAAVDAGSRDAGSSWEDEGADISSCGCGSGASGLAPMALLGLALFARRSRRHSARHH, via the coding sequence ATGCGACCGTTCCTGTCGTTCATCCTGGTGCTGTGCGCGCTCGTCCTGTCCCCTCCTGCTTCCGCGCAACCCGTGCAGGTCGTCGTCACCGGGGCGCCCATCGCGCCGCTTCCGGACGGGCCGGGGACGGGGCTCTGCTCGGTGTCGAGCCGCTCGCAGAGTCCCGCGTCCGACTTCCCGCAGAGCACGACGAACTACGTCGGGGGCATCAACGCCTTCCTGGAAACGAACCGGACCCGGTGGATCACCTCCGTGCTCCGCGCGGACGCGGACCTGTCGAACAACCTCGACGATGGGCGGACGCTGGGCCAGGGCGACTTCACCGGAGGCTGTGGCGCTGGAGGTTGTGACTTCGCGTACAGCGACGCGTCCATCGCCTTCGCCACCCGCCTGCGCGGCTTCATCGCCATCACGCAGGCGCAGGTGGGCAAGTCCCTGCACTTCGGTTTCTATGCCGACGACTCCGTCAGCCTGACGCTCTACGACCGCGCCGCCGGGGCGTACCCGGTGGTGGTGCATCCGCCGAGGCTGGGGATCCCCACCTGGCGCCTGACGAACACGGTCGTCTTCCAGCAGGCCGGCCTGTATGGCGTGGAGGTGCTCCACACGCAGGTCGCTGAGCATGCGGCGCTGGAGTTGTCGTTGTTCGAAGGCACCTTCACGGACTTCGCGCGGCCCGCGAACCAGCTTCCTTTCGTCAACCTGCGGACCGAAGGGTTCGCGCTCATCGCGCCCGAGCAGTTCCACCAGGCGGAGTCGGGCGGGGCCTCCTTCTCGAACGTCGACCAGTGCGCCCAGTGCAGTCGACAGGAGGCGAACACGGCCGGGAATGGCGGCTGTGGGACGGGTTACCGCTGCAATGCCGCCGCGCTGTGTGCTCCCTGTGATTCGGCGGCGTCCTGCGGAGCGTCCTGCTCACCGTGCGGGGCGAGCACGCCGTTCTGCTCTGACGCGTTCGAGGACTTCCGATGCGTGCAGTGCCGTACGGCCGACGACTGCCCGTCCCCGGACGCGTGCCACACCACGGGCTGCTCGGGGAGCGCGACCTGCTCCTCCTCTCCGGTCCCGGACGGAACGGAGTGTCCGGGAGGAACCTGCCAGGACGGTACGTGCGAGTCTTTCGACGCGGGGACTCCGGATGCGGGAGACGCGGGCATGGACGGAGGTGGCTCGGAGCCCGGTGAGGATGCGGGCAGCCTGGATGGCTCGGTGTCGGAGCCTGACGGTGGCGCGACAGGGTCTTCGGATGCCGGTGCGGCGGTGGACGCGGGCTCCCGTGATGCCGGCTCGTCGTGGGAGGATGAAGGGGCGGACATCTCATCCTGTGGTTGTGGAAGTGGCGCGTCGGGTCTGGCCCCCATGGCCCTGCTGGGACTGGCGCTCTTCGCGCGACGGAGCCGGAGACACTCAGCGCGGCATCACTGA
- a CDS encoding NUDIX hydrolase encodes MRARLYERVRERGYDSLTAFADAHPAVPLYVLADELGKDDVAAVQVFSGLLGEAEQRRQVTRLVRDMFVRELAEDFSNGWPTVVDDKNRFEVAMALARWGSYTPETHKERVSQAGDALLSHPPPPGWRPLGPDDELLRTLLPDEEA; translated from the coding sequence GTGCGGGCCCGCTTGTACGAGAGGGTCCGTGAGCGTGGTTACGACTCGCTCACCGCTTTCGCCGATGCCCATCCTGCGGTCCCGCTCTATGTCCTGGCCGATGAGTTGGGGAAGGACGATGTTGCCGCAGTGCAGGTATTCAGCGGCTTGCTCGGAGAAGCAGAGCAACGACGTCAGGTCACGCGCTTGGTGCGAGATATGTTCGTGCGCGAGTTGGCGGAAGACTTCTCCAACGGCTGGCCGACAGTCGTTGACGACAAAAATCGTTTCGAGGTGGCGATGGCGCTCGCCCGATGGGGCTCCTACACCCCAGAAACCCATAAGGAGCGCGTAAGCCAGGCCGGCGATGCGCTCCTTTCCCATCCACCGCCCCCCGGTTGGCGCCCCCTCGGCCCCGACGACGAACTCCTGCGCACGCTGCTCCCAGACGAAGAAGCCTGA